A single window of Pseudophryne corroboree isolate aPseCor3 chromosome 5, aPseCor3.hap2, whole genome shotgun sequence DNA harbors:
- the LOC134929448 gene encoding kinesin-like protein KIF19, whose protein sequence is MTTIENAIDHQMTVALRIRPFNLMETKNRAQCITHQLGPQTLLLKDPGEDPYDVLRSSRTRETTFTFNHVFDQAATQENVYDSTMKNIVDDILAGYNAAIFAYGPTGTGKTYTMMGKPREPGLMYLTLKDLFKTIEETGRRDHFSVSLSYAEIYNETIRDLLRPNSGSLALREDPYGNPKIVGITALSPSTPEEAMTMLKTGNKRRSETTTAANKTSSRSHAILQITVKQTGSDGVSTGRLYMVDLAGSERASQTTNSGKTMKEEGYINRSLLALRNCIMALRERPGSHINYRDSKLTWLLKGALSGKSRMVMIAHISPADSAFEDSRSTMTYGSKAKFIKTRVERNSVPHGTAERGRGGAVLQNDSHPPEANHMTRAPSAKDMQFIMRRTMAPLNNLPRMVPLAKNLQSAREISATARASANSYTYLELARRWL, encoded by the coding sequence ATGACGACTATAGAGAACGCTATAGACCATCAGATGACTGTGGCTCTGCGCATCCGTCCATTTAATTTGATGGAGACTAAGAATCGAGCCCAGTGCATCACACACCAACTTGGTCCGCAGACGCTGCTACTGAAGGATCCTGGCGAGGATCCTTATGACGTACTGCGCTCGAGCAGGACAAGAGAAACAACATTCACCTTTAACCACGTGTTCGATCAGGCAGCTACTCAGGAAAATGTATATGATTCCACGATGAAGAACATAGTGGATGACATCCTAGCTGGGTACAATGCTGCTATATTCGCCTACGGCCCAACAGGCACAGGGAAGACCTATACTATGATGGGCAAGCCTCGTGAGCCCGGACTGATGTATCTTACCCTGAAGGACCTGTTTAAGACTATTGAGGAGACTGGAAGGAGAGATCATTTCTCTGTATCATTGTCATATGCTGAGATCTACAATGAAACGATCCGGGACCTACTAAGACCAAATTCTGGATCTTTGGCCCTCAGAGAGGATCCTTATGGTAACCCCAAAATAGTAGGGATTACTGCATTATCCCCTAGCACTCCTGAGGAGGCCATGACTATGCTGAAGACGGGAAATAAGCGGCGCTCTGAAACAACAACAGCTGCTAATAAGACCTCATCACGCTCCCATGCCATATTACAAATCACCGTAAAACAAACAGGCAGTGATGGAGTTAGCACAGGCCGCCTGTACATGGTAGACCTGGCAGGATCAGAGCGGGCAAGCCAGACTACCAACAGCGGCAAGACCATGAAAGAAGAAGGTTACATCAACCGCTCCCTTCTCGCCCTCAGGAACTGCATCATGGCACTGCGCGAGAGACCAGGCAGCCATATAAACTACCGAGACAGTAAACTGACCTGGCTGCTAAAGGGCGCACTGAGCGGAAAAAGCAGAATGGTCATGATTGCACATATCAGTCCTGCAGATAGTGCCTTTGAAGATTCACGCAGCACAATGACCTATGGGAGCAAGGCCAAATTCATCAAGACACGGGTGGAGAGGAACAGTGTCCCCCATGGTACTGCTGAGAGGGGCAGGGGGGGCGCAGTGCTGCAGAATGACTCCCACCCTCCAGAGGCCAACCATATGACCAGAGCGCCCAGTGCCAAGGATATGCAGTTTATTATGAGACGCACTATGGCCCCGCTGAATAATTTGCCCCGCATGGTCCCTTTGGCAAAGAATTTACAGTCTGCACGTGAGATCAGTGCTACAGCTCGTGCCAGTGCAAATTCTTACACATATCTAGAATTAGCACGTAGATGGCTGTAG